A region from the Microcella frigidaquae genome encodes:
- a CDS encoding response regulator, with translation MTAIRVLLVDDQPLFRRGVRMLVDSQPDLTVVGEASDGEQAAVVAAETLPDVVLMDIRMPNADGIAGTASILRSATDAGRTPPRVIVLTTFDLDDAALRAIRVGASGFLLKDAEPEFLLAAIRAVHGGHAVVAPGAITDLLAHVGPAVDARRPRTPAELAAARDAVLPALSRREREIFTAIAEGLSNAEIAAREFVTEATVKSHVGRILAKLGLRDRVQVVLYAHDHGLLPRR, from the coding sequence GTGACCGCGATCCGCGTGCTGCTGGTCGACGACCAGCCGCTATTCCGGCGCGGCGTTCGCATGCTCGTCGACTCGCAGCCCGACCTCACTGTGGTCGGCGAGGCCAGCGACGGCGAGCAGGCCGCGGTCGTCGCCGCCGAGACACTGCCGGACGTGGTGCTCATGGACATCCGGATGCCGAACGCGGACGGCATCGCGGGAACGGCGAGCATCCTGCGATCGGCCACCGACGCGGGGCGCACGCCGCCGCGCGTCATCGTGCTCACGACCTTCGACCTCGACGACGCGGCGCTGCGCGCGATCCGGGTGGGCGCGAGCGGCTTCCTGCTCAAGGATGCCGAGCCCGAGTTCCTGCTCGCCGCGATCCGCGCCGTGCACGGCGGGCACGCGGTCGTCGCACCCGGCGCGATCACCGACCTGCTCGCGCACGTGGGGCCCGCGGTGGATGCCCGCCGACCCCGCACTCCCGCCGAGCTCGCCGCGGCGCGCGATGCCGTGCTGCCCGCCCTCAGCAGGCGCGAGCGCGAGATCTTCACCGCCATCGCCGAGGGGCTCAGCAACGCCGAGATCGCCGCCCGCGAGTTCGTGACCGAGGCGACGGTGAAGTCGCATGTCGGACGCATTCTCGCGAAGCTCGGTCTGCGCGATCGCGTGCAGGTCGTGCTCTACGCCCACGACCACGGGCTGCTGCCCCGCCGCTGA
- a CDS encoding sensor histidine kinase: protein MFDSAIAWFTPERRARFLFPLEIALGAWLALAVLLNQQWWGGVLHALLNVGIALAVGAGVALHRVRPELAQVGLLAAVIGLLFAALFGASPNPLTFLGAAIIVFGGAAYGSPLARRVSLVVSILVAVGIALMILFGGADVSGVRFMSLVAQVLMWMIWPIIALLPWVLGELVRSIRNRRQLSATVATVSTQRDAALTRADLEAERTRVARDVHDIVAHSLTVVIAQADGARYATAGDSPAAADAFETIAQTARDALSDVRVLLTELRHTQESGPQPGLADLDALLQSMRDSGLALEVREFGDRGRLTETRELALYRIVQESLTNALRHGDGAATLELEWGEQAVDLVVTNGAAAGHEEPQTPESTDRGHGIDGMRERASLAGGELSVHVGDVFRVRARLPLEQELAEVLT from the coding sequence ATGTTCGATTCCGCCATTGCCTGGTTCACGCCCGAGCGCCGTGCGCGCTTCCTCTTCCCGCTCGAGATCGCGCTCGGGGCGTGGCTCGCGCTGGCCGTGCTGCTCAACCAGCAGTGGTGGGGAGGCGTTCTGCACGCGTTGCTCAACGTGGGCATCGCTCTCGCGGTGGGAGCCGGTGTCGCACTGCACCGCGTGCGACCAGAGCTCGCGCAGGTGGGATTGCTCGCTGCGGTGATCGGCCTGCTGTTCGCGGCCCTGTTCGGAGCCAGTCCGAACCCGTTGACGTTCCTGGGCGCAGCGATCATCGTCTTCGGCGGGGCCGCGTATGGTTCGCCACTGGCTCGACGCGTCTCCCTCGTGGTGTCGATTCTCGTCGCCGTAGGTATCGCGCTGATGATTCTGTTCGGTGGCGCGGACGTCTCGGGCGTGCGGTTCATGTCTCTCGTCGCCCAGGTGCTGATGTGGATGATCTGGCCGATCATTGCCCTGCTGCCGTGGGTGCTCGGCGAGCTCGTGCGCAGCATCCGGAACCGCCGCCAGCTCAGCGCGACCGTCGCGACCGTCAGCACGCAGCGCGACGCGGCCCTCACGCGCGCCGACCTGGAGGCCGAGCGCACGCGGGTCGCGCGCGATGTGCACGACATCGTCGCCCACTCGCTCACCGTCGTCATCGCGCAGGCCGATGGGGCGCGGTACGCGACGGCGGGCGACTCCCCCGCGGCGGCCGACGCCTTCGAGACGATCGCGCAGACCGCGCGGGATGCCCTCTCCGACGTGCGCGTGCTGCTCACCGAGCTGCGCCACACGCAGGAGTCCGGGCCGCAGCCGGGGCTCGCCGACCTCGACGCCCTGCTGCAGTCGATGCGCGACTCCGGGCTCGCGCTCGAGGTGCGCGAGTTCGGCGACCGCGGGCGTCTCACCGAGACGCGCGAGCTCGCGCTCTACCGCATCGTGCAGGAGTCGCTGACGAACGCGCTGCGGCACGGCGACGGAGCCGCGACGCTCGAGCTGGAGTGGGGCGAGCAGGCCGTCGACCTCGTGGTGACGAATGGTGCGGCTGCGGGGCATGAAGAACCGCAGACTCCCGAATCCACGGATCGCGGGCACGGCATCGACGGGATGCGCGAGCGGGCATCCCTCGCTGGTGGCGAGTTGAGCGTGCACGTGGGCGACGTGTTCCGCGTGCGAGCGCGGCTGCCGCTCGAGCAGGAGCTCGCCGAGGTGCTGACGTGA
- the era gene encoding GTPase Era: MSERKPRGGTAASAEPFRAGFVTFVGRPNVGKSTLTNALVGEKVAITSSKPQTTRRAIRGIVHRASGQLIVVDTPGMHRPRTLLGERLNAVVQETLGDVDVIGFCVPANEPIGPGDRYINEQLDSVGRVKKVAIVTKTDTAGGAKVAEQLLAVSELREWDLIIPLSALTGDQVDILAEQLIALMPESPALYEADAVTDESTEDRIAELIREAALEGVSDELPHSLAVTIDEMSTRDNGLVEIYANVWVERDSQKGIVIGHRGARLGEVGARARVGIEQLLGARVFLKLHVKVAKEWQRDPKQLGKLGF; encoded by the coding sequence GTGAGCGAGCGAAAGCCGCGCGGGGGCACGGCCGCGTCGGCCGAGCCCTTCCGCGCGGGGTTCGTCACCTTCGTCGGGCGGCCCAACGTCGGCAAGTCGACGCTCACCAACGCGCTCGTCGGAGAGAAGGTCGCGATCACGAGCTCGAAACCGCAGACGACGCGGCGCGCCATCCGCGGCATCGTGCATCGAGCATCCGGCCAATTGATCGTCGTGGACACGCCCGGCATGCACCGCCCGCGCACTCTGCTGGGCGAGCGCCTCAACGCGGTCGTGCAGGAGACCCTCGGCGATGTCGACGTCATCGGCTTCTGCGTGCCGGCGAACGAGCCGATCGGGCCGGGCGACCGCTATATCAACGAGCAGCTCGATTCGGTCGGCCGGGTGAAGAAGGTCGCGATCGTGACCAAGACCGACACGGCCGGCGGCGCGAAGGTCGCCGAGCAGCTGCTCGCGGTGTCGGAACTGCGCGAGTGGGACCTCATCATCCCGCTGTCGGCGCTCACGGGCGACCAGGTCGACATCCTCGCCGAGCAGCTGATCGCGCTCATGCCCGAATCGCCGGCGCTGTATGAGGCCGACGCCGTCACCGACGAGTCGACCGAGGACCGCATCGCGGAGCTCATTCGCGAGGCTGCGCTCGAAGGGGTCAGCGACGAGCTGCCGCACTCGCTCGCCGTCACCATCGACGAGATGAGCACGCGCGACAACGGCCTGGTCGAGATCTACGCCAACGTCTGGGTCGAGCGCGACAGCCAGAAGGGCATCGTCATCGGGCACCGCGGCGCGCGCCTCGGCGAGGTCGGCGCCCGCGCCCGCGTCGGCATCGAGCAGCTGCTCGGCGCGCGCGTCTTCCTCAAGCTGCACGTCAAGGTCGCCAAGGAGTGGCAGCGCGACCCCAAACAGCTCGGCAAGCTCGGGTTCTAG